In Variovorax paradoxus, a single genomic region encodes these proteins:
- a CDS encoding IclR family transcriptional regulator domain-containing protein: protein MAFRQSKDFVASLEKGLDVLTCFNRQNAKLTLSEVARLTGSSPASARRSLLTLHALDFLESDGRRFWLGPRVLLVAHAYLASRPTPQLAQPLLDALSERTRQSASLGKLQDDDVIIIARSTARRSLSTGLGIGSRLPAYCSSLGRVALANLPQTEAARRIGDMRRGPLTPKTIYELAAVLEKVDRCRRDGWTGADGELELGVRSIAVPVCGQDGKFIAGLSISVGAERMSMTEFTRTLLPVLMQARDTLQRSLFGACS, encoded by the coding sequence ATGGCCTTCAGACAGAGCAAAGATTTCGTGGCATCCCTGGAGAAGGGATTGGACGTGCTGACCTGCTTCAACAGACAGAACGCCAAGCTCACTTTGTCCGAGGTGGCGCGGTTGACTGGAAGCTCGCCAGCATCCGCTCGTCGTTCACTGCTTACGCTGCACGCTTTGGACTTTTTGGAGAGTGATGGGCGGCGGTTCTGGCTGGGGCCCCGGGTTTTGCTGGTGGCGCATGCCTACCTCGCATCCCGCCCCACCCCCCAGTTGGCCCAACCGCTGCTCGATGCGCTCTCGGAGCGCACGCGGCAGTCGGCGTCCTTGGGCAAGCTGCAGGATGATGACGTGATCATCATCGCGCGCTCCACTGCGCGCCGCAGCCTCTCCACGGGCCTGGGGATAGGTTCTCGCTTGCCCGCCTACTGTTCCTCCCTCGGGCGCGTGGCCTTGGCAAACCTTCCGCAGACCGAGGCCGCACGGCGAATAGGCGACATGCGGCGCGGGCCTCTGACGCCAAAGACGATCTACGAACTTGCCGCAGTGCTTGAGAAAGTTGATCGGTGCCGCCGCGACGGCTGGACGGGTGCCGATGGGGAACTCGAACTGGGCGTTCGATCCATTGCTGTGCCTGTATGCGGCCAGGACGGCAAGTTCATCGCCGGGCTGAGCATATCGGTCGGGGCAGAGCGGATGTCCATGACCGAGTTCACGCGCACCCTGCTTCCCGTGCTCATGCAAGCTCGTGACACGCTGCAGCGTAGCCTGTTCGGAGCCTGCTCTTAG
- a CDS encoding bacteriohemerythrin: MNHPLTLGDSVLDEDHLRLEDLVLQLRDAPLDEVSRRLEAVREHASRHFALEDIELRAMADGNAKCHLDEHAAVLNSLDEVMVVLTQVDVAAEKKALLINRLATELLVWLPGHVHEMDAGVASHRSKQRFGGAPVKIARRPGT; this comes from the coding sequence ATGAATCATCCGCTGACGCTTGGCGACTCCGTGCTCGATGAGGACCATCTGAGACTTGAGGACCTTGTTCTCCAACTCCGCGATGCACCCTTAGATGAAGTGTCTCGCCGTCTCGAAGCGGTGCGCGAGCACGCCTCAAGGCATTTCGCTCTGGAAGACATTGAGCTAAGGGCCATGGCGGATGGCAACGCCAAGTGCCACTTGGACGAACATGCGGCGGTGTTGAACTCACTTGACGAGGTGATGGTGGTGCTGACTCAGGTCGATGTCGCGGCAGAGAAGAAGGCACTGCTCATCAATCGCCTCGCGACCGAATTGCTCGTGTGGCTGCCGGGGCATGTTCATGAAATGGACGCCGGTGTGGCGTCGCATCGGTCTAAGCAGCGTTTCGGCGGCGCGCCAGTGAAGATCGCGCGGAGGCCGGGCACTTAG
- a CDS encoding Rieske 2Fe-2S domain-containing protein yields the protein MLTSENNQILTRVGPGTAMGGLFRHFWQPALLSEELSGPDCPPVRVRLMGEDFVAFRDSAGRVGLLDSHCPHRLADLYFGRNEEGGLRCVYHGWKFSVTGEVLDMPSEPSESPMRCNPNVRAKAYSVHEAGGIVWAYLGPVESIPPLPQMEFMGLPAANVYASKCLMKCNYQQALEGSIDTAHLTFLHRSIGPMEKDVFGVGELQEFGDADGAPRFFCEDTEYGMRISARREGSPDAYYWRITQWLMPTSVLVPTGDDLVCRANLFIPIDDENCWWYRVRYHAGRPLSSEELAEYRHGTLDYAKLLPGTYIPEGNRANDYLMDRTLQRSGSFTGIPSAQLQDLAVQESQGAIADRTKEHLGTSDTAIVRCRRRLIESAKKFASEGIVPVAAARGDLYRRRAVAMLLPKDVTAEQAGSHPATVPSA from the coding sequence ATGTTGACTTCCGAGAACAATCAGATCCTCACCCGCGTCGGCCCTGGTACCGCCATGGGAGGGCTCTTCCGACACTTTTGGCAACCGGCTCTTCTGTCCGAAGAACTGTCCGGACCCGATTGCCCCCCCGTGCGTGTGCGTTTGATGGGAGAGGACTTTGTGGCCTTCCGTGATTCGGCCGGGCGGGTGGGGCTGCTGGACTCACACTGCCCGCATCGTCTGGCCGACCTCTACTTCGGACGAAATGAGGAGGGGGGACTCCGATGCGTCTACCACGGCTGGAAATTCAGCGTGACGGGGGAGGTGCTGGACATGCCCAGCGAGCCCTCCGAAAGCCCGATGCGATGCAACCCGAACGTCCGAGCCAAGGCCTACTCAGTGCATGAGGCTGGTGGGATCGTCTGGGCATATCTCGGGCCCGTGGAATCGATTCCTCCCCTTCCACAGATGGAGTTCATGGGCCTGCCCGCAGCGAACGTGTATGCCTCCAAGTGTCTGATGAAATGCAACTACCAGCAGGCACTGGAAGGCAGCATCGATACGGCCCATTTGACCTTTCTCCACCGGTCGATCGGGCCGATGGAAAAGGATGTGTTCGGGGTGGGCGAGCTGCAGGAATTCGGCGATGCAGACGGTGCGCCCAGGTTCTTTTGCGAAGACACCGAGTACGGAATGAGAATCTCGGCACGCCGCGAGGGATCACCGGACGCCTACTATTGGCGCATCACGCAGTGGCTGATGCCCACGAGCGTCCTGGTACCCACCGGAGACGACCTGGTCTGCAGGGCAAATCTGTTCATTCCCATCGACGACGAGAACTGCTGGTGGTATCGCGTGCGATACCACGCCGGTCGTCCTCTCAGCAGCGAGGAACTTGCCGAGTACAGGCACGGAACACTTGACTACGCGAAGCTGCTGCCGGGAACCTACATCCCGGAGGGCAACCGTGCGAATGACTACCTGATGGACCGAACCCTGCAGAGGAGTGGCTCATTTACCGGTATTCCGAGCGCGCAGCTGCAGGACCTCGCCGTGCAGGAGAGTCAGGGCGCTATCGCTGATCGCACGAAAGAGCACCTCGGTACCTCGGACACCGCAATCGTCAGATGCAGGCGTCGTCTGATCGAGTCGGCAAAGAAGTTCGCCAGTGAAGGAATCGTTCCCGTGGCGGCTGCCCGTGGCGACCTCTACAGACGCAGGGCCGTGGCCATGCTGCTCCCGAAGGACGTGACCGCGGAACAGGCGGGCAGTCACCCGGCCACCGTACCGTCTGCCTGA
- a CDS encoding TetR family transcriptional regulator has translation MDAAVQEFAQEGLGGARIERISKRAETSDRMLYYHFDSKESLYLAALEKVHDDMLLAEGRINLKQLDPREGLKRLIAFIWRYFQEHPEFISLVNAENMYGARHVKQSERIRQSAVPQLKIVEDLLARGVAEGHFRRDVTVMELHLTIVSLCYYYLSNAATMSNFLDFDMKQQDARDAWLTHITRVVSDFLVQR, from the coding sequence GTGGACGCCGCTGTCCAGGAGTTCGCGCAGGAAGGTCTCGGCGGTGCTCGCATTGAGCGCATCAGTAAACGGGCGGAGACCAGCGATCGCATGCTGTACTACCACTTCGACAGCAAAGAAAGTCTCTATTTGGCCGCCCTGGAAAAAGTTCATGACGACATGCTCTTGGCCGAGGGGCGGATCAACCTGAAGCAGCTCGACCCGAGAGAGGGTCTTAAGCGGCTGATCGCCTTTATCTGGCGCTACTTCCAGGAACACCCGGAATTCATCAGCCTTGTGAACGCAGAGAACATGTACGGAGCGCGCCACGTGAAGCAGTCCGAGCGCATTAGGCAGAGTGCAGTCCCGCAACTGAAGATCGTCGAAGACTTGCTGGCGCGAGGCGTGGCCGAAGGGCATTTCCGCCGCGACGTGACGGTAATGGAACTGCACCTCACCATTGTCTCGCTCTGCTATTACTACCTGTCCAACGCAGCGACGATGTCCAACTTCTTGGATTTCGACATGAAGCAGCAAGACGCGCGCGATGCCTGGCTGACGCATATAACCCGTGTCGTATCGGATTTTCTTGTGCAAAGATAA
- a CDS encoding tripartite tricarboxylate transporter substrate binding protein translates to MLTRRQFSSLVVSASAGAVPSVFGAADAFPSRPIELIVGYGAGGVVDMVGRAIALPLAKLLGQPVVITNRPGAGGTLGPATMAAKDKPDGYTLAFIAMSIGRQPLMQKTSWDPLKDFTYISMLTDFTMGIAVPADSPFKSLADLLAYAKAHPGEVTYAALGPGTGMHLSMERIAQQARVSLSFVPFARPADVLQAVLGHHVMVQVDASSWAQHVDSGKMRLLAMGTDERSKKWPTVPTLRELGFHFNIDGPFGIAGPAGMDPAIVRKLDAAFAACMQDQGVLRALDFYDMRVNYLGPTAYHRYMEDKIKSEGELLEFLGLRRKA, encoded by the coding sequence ATGCTCACTCGCCGCCAGTTTTCCTCGCTCGTCGTATCGGCCTCGGCCGGTGCGGTTCCTTCTGTATTCGGCGCCGCAGACGCCTTTCCCAGCCGGCCAATCGAATTGATCGTCGGCTACGGCGCAGGTGGCGTGGTCGACATGGTGGGCCGTGCCATTGCACTCCCGCTCGCCAAACTGCTCGGGCAACCTGTCGTCATCACGAATAGACCGGGTGCCGGCGGGACGCTCGGTCCGGCCACGATGGCGGCGAAGGACAAGCCCGACGGCTATACATTGGCCTTCATCGCGATGTCGATTGGGCGGCAGCCCCTGATGCAGAAGACGTCATGGGATCCGCTGAAGGACTTCACGTACATCTCGATGTTGACGGATTTCACGATGGGGATCGCAGTCCCTGCGGACTCACCGTTCAAATCGCTTGCGGACTTGCTTGCGTATGCGAAGGCTCATCCCGGCGAGGTCACTTACGCGGCGCTGGGACCTGGCACGGGTATGCACCTGAGTATGGAGCGCATCGCCCAGCAGGCGCGAGTCTCGCTGAGTTTCGTGCCATTCGCCCGGCCAGCCGACGTGCTGCAGGCCGTCCTCGGCCACCACGTGATGGTGCAGGTTGATGCGAGCTCTTGGGCGCAGCACGTCGACTCGGGCAAGATGCGCCTGCTCGCAATGGGTACCGACGAGCGCTCCAAAAAATGGCCCACGGTTCCGACGCTGCGTGAACTCGGGTTCCACTTCAATATCGACGGGCCTTTCGGGATCGCCGGGCCGGCGGGAATGGACCCGGCCATCGTGCGGAAACTGGACGCAGCCTTCGCCGCTTGCATGCAGGACCAGGGCGTGCTTCGCGCGCTCGACTTCTACGACATGCGCGTCAACTACCTAGGTCCGACGGCTTACCACAGGTACATGGAAGACAAGATCAAGAGTGAGGGCGAGCTGCTGGAGTTTCTGGGCCTTCGCCGGAAAGCGTGA
- a CDS encoding MFS transporter, producing the protein MSIPAAAAIGIIAVAELFCTSLWFSANGAAAELLRGWGLPPSSVGALTSAVQGGFIFGTLAFALSNLADRVPASRIFFVSGLLGALANALFAFGGFGFAPSLALRFADGVALAGIYPLGMKLVVGWNRGRTADTLAVLVGMLVLGTAFPYGLRAWAPGLDWHSTVAAASLLSVVGAILVLVTGDGPDARLNTVGVHPRLGSVLQAFRVPAFRSAAFGYFGHMWELYAFWTLVPFLVAPLMPASLGPAANFGVIAAGFVGSLVAGRLARRFGSAPVAAVALSASGTICVIYPFTAAWPDFLRLAVLVFWGATVVADSAQFSSLSSQACSADLIGSALAVQNAIGFAISIMSISLVTELFGSKGEAAVTWLALGPALGLVAMFLRGSTKLRWPKSSRYE; encoded by the coding sequence GTGTCCATCCCTGCTGCGGCTGCCATCGGAATCATTGCCGTGGCCGAGTTGTTCTGTACATCGCTCTGGTTCAGTGCCAATGGCGCCGCAGCCGAACTTCTGCGGGGTTGGGGGCTGCCCCCTTCTTCCGTCGGGGCCCTGACGTCGGCTGTGCAGGGCGGCTTCATCTTCGGGACCCTAGCCTTCGCGCTCTCGAATCTGGCCGACAGGGTGCCTGCCAGCCGCATCTTCTTCGTTTCCGGGTTGCTTGGCGCCCTCGCTAACGCACTGTTCGCATTCGGCGGCTTCGGCTTCGCTCCGTCGCTCGCGCTGCGCTTCGCGGATGGTGTGGCGCTTGCGGGAATTTACCCCCTGGGCATGAAGCTGGTGGTCGGGTGGAATCGGGGCCGGACTGCGGACACGCTCGCAGTGCTGGTAGGCATGCTGGTGCTAGGAACAGCCTTTCCGTACGGGCTACGTGCCTGGGCCCCCGGACTAGACTGGCACTCCACCGTCGCGGCTGCCTCGCTGCTGTCTGTCGTCGGAGCCATCCTCGTTTTGGTCACCGGGGATGGTCCCGATGCCAGATTAAACACCGTCGGCGTTCATCCCAGATTGGGCAGTGTGCTGCAGGCATTCCGAGTGCCCGCCTTCCGCTCGGCCGCGTTCGGATACTTCGGACATATGTGGGAGTTGTACGCCTTTTGGACGCTTGTTCCTTTTTTGGTCGCGCCACTGATGCCAGCCTCTCTAGGCCCCGCCGCCAACTTTGGCGTGATCGCAGCTGGTTTCGTCGGCAGCTTGGTCGCAGGCAGGTTGGCGCGTCGCTTTGGCAGCGCGCCCGTCGCCGCAGTCGCACTGTCCGCTTCCGGAACGATTTGCGTGATCTATCCTTTCACCGCGGCTTGGCCAGACTTCCTGCGGCTAGCAGTGCTTGTGTTCTGGGGCGCCACAGTTGTGGCGGACTCGGCGCAGTTCTCCAGTCTCTCGAGCCAGGCCTGCTCCGCAGATCTGATAGGCAGCGCGCTGGCGGTGCAAAACGCGATCGGCTTTGCCATCAGCATCATGTCGATCAGCCTGGTCACTGAGCTGTTCGGCTCAAAAGGAGAAGCGGCCGTGACCTGGCTTGCGCTTGGTCCTGCCTTGGGATTGGTGGCGATGTTCCTGCGAGGATCGACGAAGTTGCGCTGGCCGAAGTCGTCGCGCTATGAATGA
- a CDS encoding PDR/VanB family oxidoreductase, whose amino-acid sequence MPVEAGIDLRVRAMERLADGILSLTLEHPDGGDLPPWSAGAHVDLVFEGIGTAQYSLCGPLGARRWQVAVLHRPEGRGVSRHVHRALRPGDRVRVGLPRNHFPLQPAPGYLFVAGGIGITPIRAMIEAADSIGTPWQLAYCGRSRAGMAFMDELEDRAGRVRVFPADEACRLPVGKLLAETAAAAEVYCCGPEGLIAAVQAESERLGRPAPHFERFSAAPAALQGENRRFSVVLARSGVTLEIGPGQSIADVLDARGVFVPTSCRQGVCGSCETRVCAGRIDHRDSILSEAEKERGDTMMVCVSRARDDRLTLDL is encoded by the coding sequence ATGCCAGTCGAAGCTGGAATCGACCTGCGGGTCCGCGCGATGGAGCGCCTGGCGGATGGGATCCTGTCCCTCACACTCGAACACCCGGACGGCGGTGATCTACCGCCGTGGAGCGCAGGCGCGCACGTGGACCTGGTCTTCGAAGGTATTGGTACTGCGCAGTACTCGCTGTGCGGTCCGCTCGGGGCCCGAAGGTGGCAAGTTGCCGTGCTGCATCGGCCAGAGGGGCGAGGCGTTTCACGCCACGTTCATCGTGCACTGCGGCCCGGTGACCGCGTCCGTGTCGGTCTTCCGCGCAATCACTTCCCGCTTCAACCCGCTCCGGGCTACCTGTTCGTCGCTGGCGGTATCGGCATCACGCCTATCCGGGCCATGATCGAAGCTGCGGACTCCATAGGTACGCCTTGGCAGCTTGCCTACTGCGGAAGGAGCCGCGCCGGTATGGCGTTCATGGACGAGCTCGAAGATCGCGCCGGCCGAGTCCGTGTGTTCCCGGCGGACGAAGCTTGCCGACTTCCCGTGGGCAAGCTCCTCGCGGAGACAGCGGCCGCCGCGGAGGTGTACTGCTGTGGGCCCGAGGGACTCATTGCCGCCGTCCAAGCGGAAAGTGAACGGCTAGGGCGCCCGGCGCCGCATTTCGAACGCTTCTCAGCTGCACCTGCGGCTCTTCAAGGTGAGAACAGACGATTCTCTGTGGTGCTGGCCAGAAGCGGCGTTACGCTCGAGATCGGTCCGGGCCAAAGCATCGCCGATGTGCTCGACGCGCGCGGGGTATTCGTACCGACCTCGTGCCGGCAAGGGGTGTGCGGCTCTTGTGAAACGCGGGTATGCGCCGGCCGAATCGACCACCGGGATTCCATTCTGTCCGAGGCGGAGAAGGAGCGGGGTGACACCATGATGGTCTGCGTTTCACGGGCTCGCGACGACCGCTTGACTCTGGACCTCTGA
- a CDS encoding Bug family tripartite tricarboxylate transporter substrate binding protein produces the protein MGQINPTLKDITVKVITKFGRIISIAAVLMATCGAMDAQAQGKDVWPSKPIRFVVPFAAGGSIDVLARLMGRHLETRLGQSIVVENRTGAGGTVGADFVARAPADGYTFLFTAQGPLVLNPFLMKRLPYNAEAAFAPVTVVAEAPNVLVTNQAFPVANFSELRGFAKANPDKMTFGTQGVGTTGHVTGELINQQTGINLTHVAYQGFPPALTDVLAGRVGMMIADTINLLPRIRSGQLRPIAVASAKRSSVLPEVPTFAEAGYPEIVSGPWFAVLAPAGTKLEFRRKLSEEMRHVLAQRDVQEKLTELGVESRGSSPEQFDSYLKSEFKRWGSVIQKAGITLGN, from the coding sequence GTGGGACAGATCAATCCAACCCTGAAGGACATTACAGTGAAAGTGATTACGAAGTTCGGAAGGATCATCAGCATCGCGGCCGTATTGATGGCAACCTGCGGCGCCATGGACGCCCAAGCCCAAGGCAAGGACGTCTGGCCCTCGAAGCCCATTCGCTTTGTCGTGCCCTTCGCAGCGGGTGGCTCCATCGATGTTCTCGCGCGCTTGATGGGGCGGCATCTCGAAACGAGACTAGGGCAGTCGATCGTGGTCGAAAACCGCACGGGCGCCGGAGGCACGGTCGGTGCCGATTTTGTCGCAAGGGCTCCCGCTGACGGATACACGTTCTTGTTCACCGCACAGGGGCCATTGGTCCTCAATCCATTCCTCATGAAGCGGCTCCCGTACAACGCGGAAGCCGCTTTCGCGCCCGTAACGGTGGTGGCCGAGGCGCCGAACGTGTTGGTCACGAACCAGGCGTTTCCCGTCGCCAACTTCTCGGAGCTGCGCGGATTCGCCAAAGCGAATCCGGACAAGATGACCTTCGGTACCCAAGGCGTCGGAACGACCGGCCATGTTACCGGCGAGCTAATCAACCAGCAAACCGGAATCAACCTGACGCACGTCGCGTACCAGGGCTTTCCACCGGCTCTTACGGACGTTCTTGCCGGGCGGGTGGGGATGATGATCGCGGACACCATCAATCTGTTGCCGCGAATCCGTTCAGGTCAGCTGCGGCCGATTGCAGTGGCGTCCGCCAAGCGAAGTTCGGTATTGCCGGAAGTTCCGACATTTGCCGAGGCAGGCTACCCGGAGATCGTTTCAGGACCCTGGTTTGCAGTTCTCGCTCCGGCAGGAACAAAGCTTGAATTCCGCAGAAAGCTGTCGGAAGAAATGCGTCACGTGCTCGCGCAACGCGATGTGCAGGAGAAGCTCACTGAGCTGGGCGTAGAAAGCCGCGGATCAAGTCCCGAGCAGTTCGACTCCTACCTGAAGTCGGAGTTCAAGCGCTGGGGTTCCGTGATTCAGAAGGCAGGCATCACGCTGGGCAACTGA
- a CDS encoding MarR family winged helix-turn-helix transcriptional regulator, whose product MSKAARVSLENRISYRCLSIAARITRHLSPAWKAEFGLTVISWRVMAVIGRFAPVSAKQVAARTSTDAFFVARAIDKLVEQGYVQKDVDHEDRRRLRLSLTPSGKKVHRQVEDMINAVEAELLAGIPSDESAIFFRVMSVLEDRTGALASIPS is encoded by the coding sequence ATGTCCAAGGCTGCTCGTGTCTCTCTTGAAAACCGGATCTCCTATCGATGCCTTTCGATTGCCGCCCGGATTACCCGCCATCTTTCGCCTGCGTGGAAGGCGGAATTCGGCCTGACCGTGATCAGTTGGCGAGTCATGGCGGTCATTGGCCGGTTCGCGCCTGTCTCGGCCAAGCAGGTCGCAGCGCGCACAAGCACGGACGCATTCTTCGTGGCCCGCGCCATTGATAAGTTGGTCGAGCAAGGTTATGTGCAGAAGGACGTGGACCACGAAGACAGGAGGCGCTTGCGACTCAGCCTTACACCCTCAGGAAAAAAGGTTCACCGGCAGGTGGAGGACATGATCAATGCTGTGGAAGCAGAGCTCTTGGCCGGGATACCCTCAGACGAATCAGCGATCTTCTTTCGCGTGATGTCGGTGCTGGAGGATCGGACCGGAGCTCTGGCATCCATACCGTCATGA
- a CDS encoding Bug family tripartite tricarboxylate transporter substrate binding protein produces MLASMKRRHFLSAGAASMVGVGAWADAQPPIRLLAGFQAGGSTDMLARIVAAALQDVLGRSVIVDNRPGAGGRLAMELVRASKPGEDIFVVAPQGSLTLFPYVYKNLRYDPVDDFTPISRLITFDYALTVGPGTPARNLAEYVSWVAAHPANAIYSSAGAGTTPHFVGVAFHRAAGAPGAHVPYKGSAQALPDLIAGRVPAMVATMADSLQQHRTGQLRIIGTAGAERSTLVPEVQTFQEAGIPVVVPGWNGLYGPKGIPAARLADLNAAVQKALMTPQVITKLLGLGMVSAPSTSSELAALQKQEFLFWNPIVRSSGFKPEE; encoded by the coding sequence ATGCTGGCCAGCATGAAACGTAGGCATTTCTTGAGCGCCGGTGCCGCCAGCATGGTGGGCGTCGGAGCATGGGCCGACGCCCAGCCGCCCATTCGCCTCCTCGCGGGATTCCAGGCAGGTGGCTCCACGGACATGCTGGCACGGATCGTCGCGGCCGCGCTGCAGGACGTTCTAGGGCGCTCGGTCATCGTGGACAACAGGCCCGGCGCGGGCGGACGACTGGCGATGGAGCTTGTCCGTGCCTCAAAGCCCGGTGAAGACATTTTCGTGGTGGCGCCGCAAGGCTCACTCACGCTATTCCCGTATGTCTACAAGAACCTGCGATACGACCCTGTCGACGATTTCACTCCCATTTCCCGCCTGATCACCTTCGACTACGCGCTCACCGTCGGACCCGGCACACCGGCACGCAACCTTGCCGAATATGTGAGCTGGGTCGCTGCGCATCCAGCGAACGCGATCTATTCGTCCGCGGGCGCCGGCACTACGCCCCACTTCGTCGGCGTCGCTTTCCATCGAGCGGCCGGTGCACCCGGAGCACACGTTCCCTACAAGGGTTCGGCCCAGGCTCTGCCCGACCTGATCGCGGGCCGTGTTCCCGCGATGGTCGCGACCATGGCCGATTCCCTGCAGCAGCACCGCACGGGGCAACTGCGCATCATCGGCACGGCCGGCGCGGAACGCAGCACGCTCGTGCCGGAGGTACAGACCTTCCAGGAGGCAGGGATTCCCGTGGTTGTCCCGGGGTGGAACGGCCTTTATGGCCCCAAGGGCATCCCTGCGGCCCGGCTCGCTGATCTGAACGCCGCAGTTCAGAAGGCGTTGATGACTCCCCAGGTGATCACGAAACTGCTCGGTCTCGGCATGGTTTCAGCGCCGAGCACATCCTCAGAGCTCGCGGCATTGCAGAAGCAGGAGTTTCTTTTTTGGAACCCCATCGTCAGGAGTTCCGGCTTCAAGCCGGAAGAGTGA
- a CDS encoding IclR family transcriptional regulator — protein sequence MTVKSAQRVLEVLEYFAATRDPATVAEVSRQLAFPQSSTSMLLSSLETLGYLTYDADDRTFRPTVRVMLLGSWIQDELFGEGSLVSALDALRRSTGQTVMVGLRQGIHVRSIIALRGTRADALPVRTGTLAAVCLSSMGKVLLSRESDAMILRIARHANAVDPVSRNRVHPQSLLEQIRVSEARGWAESHEFPSPGHCSIAAALPVIPRQPLLALCIGSSTAIMHRERQALVTALTHACENFAQMTQRAASE from the coding sequence GTGACGGTCAAATCAGCCCAGCGCGTGCTGGAGGTGCTCGAATACTTCGCCGCCACCCGCGATCCCGCCACCGTTGCCGAAGTGAGTCGTCAGCTCGCCTTTCCGCAATCGAGCACGTCGATGCTTCTGAGTTCCCTTGAGACGCTCGGGTACCTGACCTACGACGCGGACGACCGCACCTTCCGGCCCACTGTGCGCGTGATGCTACTTGGGAGCTGGATCCAGGACGAGCTTTTCGGCGAGGGCAGCCTGGTCTCGGCCCTGGACGCACTGCGGCGCTCGACCGGCCAGACCGTGATGGTCGGACTGCGTCAAGGCATCCACGTGCGCTCCATCATCGCGCTGCGCGGCACGAGGGCTGACGCCCTGCCGGTTCGCACCGGCACCCTCGCGGCCGTGTGTCTGTCGTCGATGGGGAAAGTCCTCCTCTCACGTGAAAGCGACGCAATGATCCTGCGCATCGCGCGGCATGCCAATGCGGTCGATCCGGTCTCGAGGAACCGCGTGCACCCGCAATCGTTGCTGGAGCAGATACGCGTCTCCGAGGCGCGGGGGTGGGCCGAGTCGCACGAGTTTCCGTCGCCCGGGCACTGCTCGATCGCCGCGGCGCTCCCGGTCATTCCTCGCCAGCCGCTGCTCGCCCTGTGCATCGGCAGCAGCACCGCGATCATGCACCGCGAAAGGCAGGCACTCGTGACGGCCCTGACGCACGCATGCGAAAACTTCGCCCAGATGACCCAGCGTGCGGCTTCCGAATGA